One part of the Aliivibrio fischeri ATCC 7744 = JCM 18803 = DSM 507 genome encodes these proteins:
- a CDS encoding argininosuccinate synthase has translation MSKKVEVNKVVVAYSGGLDTSVIIPWLKENYNCEVIAFVADVGQGEEELEGIEAKAIASGATECYIADLKEEMVSEYIFPTLKTGALYEGKYLLGTSMARPIIAKAQVEVARNVGADALCHGCTGKGNDQIRFEGAFAALAPDLHVIAPWREWDLVSREECLDYLAERNIPCTASLTKIYSRDANAWHISTEGGVLEETWNAPNDDCWAWTVDPEQAPNESETISLKVEKGAVVAVDGKAMTPYEVVVCLNEKGAKHGVGRIDIVENRLVGMKSRGCYETPGGTIINEALRAVEQLVLDKTSFEFREELGIKASHLVYDGRWFTPLCKSILAASEELAKDVNGEVVIKLYKGHATVIQKRSDNSLYSEEFATFGADEVYDQSHAEGFIRLYSLSSRIRALNSK, from the coding sequence TGTCGCATACTCTGGTGGCTTAGATACCTCTGTGATCATCCCATGGTTAAAAGAGAATTATAACTGTGAAGTGATTGCTTTTGTTGCGGATGTTGGTCAAGGCGAAGAAGAACTTGAAGGTATTGAAGCGAAGGCAATTGCATCGGGGGCGACTGAGTGTTACATCGCTGATTTAAAAGAAGAAATGGTTTCTGAGTATATTTTCCCAACGCTAAAAACAGGCGCGTTGTATGAAGGTAAATATTTACTAGGAACGTCAATGGCACGTCCTATCATTGCTAAAGCACAAGTTGAAGTGGCTCGTAATGTGGGTGCAGATGCGCTTTGTCATGGTTGTACTGGTAAAGGTAATGACCAGATTCGTTTTGAAGGTGCGTTTGCTGCACTAGCTCCAGATCTTCATGTTATTGCTCCATGGCGTGAGTGGGATCTTGTGAGCCGCGAAGAGTGTTTAGATTATTTGGCTGAGCGTAATATCCCTTGTACCGCTTCTCTTACTAAGATCTACTCTCGTGATGCTAATGCATGGCATATCTCAACGGAAGGTGGGGTTTTAGAAGAAACATGGAATGCACCAAATGACGATTGTTGGGCATGGACTGTTGATCCTGAGCAAGCACCAAATGAATCAGAAACGATCTCATTAAAAGTAGAAAAGGGCGCGGTTGTTGCGGTGGATGGTAAAGCGATGACGCCTTATGAAGTGGTTGTATGCCTAAATGAGAAAGGGGCAAAACACGGTGTTGGGCGTATTGATATCGTTGAAAACCGTTTGGTAGGAATGAAGTCTCGTGGCTGTTATGAAACTCCAGGGGGCACGATCATTAATGAAGCGCTGCGTGCAGTTGAGCAACTTGTTTTAGATAAAACGTCATTTGAGTTCCGTGAAGAGCTAGGCATTAAAGCTTCTCACCTTGTTTATGATGGTCGTTGGTTTACACCGTTATGTAAATCTATCTTAGCGGCATCAGAAGAGCTAGCAAAAGACGTAAATGGTGAGGTCGTTATTAAGTTGTATAAAGGTCATGCGACGGTAATTCAAAAGCGTTCTGATAACAGTTTATATTCAGAAGAATTTGCTACTTTTGGTGCTGATGAAGTGTATGACCAAAGTCATGCCGAAGGCTTTATTCGTCTTTACTCACTATCAAGTCGTATTCGTGCGCTAAATAGCAAATAA
- a CDS encoding DUF3624 domain-containing protein: protein MTCKTCRSDIFKQKLGRCTRCMKQLTFLSIGGWLTWLEFFQMTPYKIEAIATFMVSSAFTGLLVLHLIAMAYYRLNNTNHSK, encoded by the coding sequence ATGACATGTAAAACTTGTCGCTCAGACATTTTCAAACAAAAACTAGGTCGCTGTACGCGTTGTATGAAACAACTGACGTTTCTTTCTATTGGCGGATGGTTGACTTGGTTGGAGTTCTTTCAAATGACGCCATATAAAATAGAAGCAATCGCCACATTTATGGTGAGCTCAGCCTTTACTGGCTTACTTGTTTTACATCTTATCGCTATGGCTTATTACCGCTTGAATAATACCAATCACAGTAAGTAA
- the argH gene encoding argininosuccinate lyase — protein MALWGGRFSQAADTRFKQFNDSLRIDYRLAEQDIVGSIAWSKALLSVGVITELEQQKLELALNELKLEVMEDPEQILLSDAEDIHSWVETQLIGKVGDLGKKLHTGRSRNDQVATDLKLWCRQQGHQLLRTLDQLLNQLVNVASEHQATVLPGYTHLQRAQPVTFAHWCLAYVEMIERDYSRLEDAITRLDTCPLGSGALAGTAYPMDREKLARNLGFQRATRNSLDSVSDRDHVMELMSIASISMLHLSRLAEDMIFYNSGESNFIELADTVTSGSSLMPQKKNPDALELIRGKCGRVYGAMAGMMMTVKALPLAYNKDMQEDKEGLFDALDSWSDCIEMAALCFEGIKINGERTLEAAKQGYANSTELADYLVAKGIPFREAHHIVGVAVVGAIEKGCALEELSLAELKAFSEVIENDVYEILTIESCLAKRCALGGVAPEQVAYAVEQAGKRLQERDNAGVKVRPARLTDLDALEGMVAYWAGLGENLPRNRNELVRDIGSFAVAEHHGEVTGCASLYVYDSGLAEIRSLGVEAGWQSQGQGKAIVQHLVEKAREMAIKKVFVLTRVPEFFMKQDFIPTSRSLLPEKVLKDCDQCPRQHACDEVALEVNLQEQVIIKSSVA, from the coding sequence ATGGCATTATGGGGCGGACGTTTTAGTCAAGCAGCAGACACCAGATTCAAACAGTTTAACGATTCACTTCGTATTGATTACCGCCTTGCAGAACAAGATATTGTTGGTTCGATTGCATGGTCTAAAGCATTGCTTTCAGTAGGTGTTATTACCGAACTTGAGCAGCAAAAGCTTGAATTAGCACTGAATGAATTAAAATTAGAAGTAATGGAAGATCCTGAACAGATCTTATTGTCTGATGCTGAAGATATTCACAGTTGGGTAGAAACTCAATTGATTGGTAAAGTCGGTGACTTAGGTAAAAAGCTCCATACTGGCCGCTCTCGTAATGACCAAGTAGCAACTGATTTAAAACTTTGGTGTCGTCAACAAGGGCATCAATTGTTACGTACGCTTGATCAATTACTTAATCAATTAGTGAATGTGGCAAGTGAGCATCAAGCGACAGTTCTTCCTGGTTATACGCACTTACAACGTGCGCAGCCAGTGACTTTTGCTCATTGGTGTTTAGCTTATGTTGAGATGATTGAGCGTGATTATTCTCGTCTTGAAGATGCCATTACTCGTTTGGATACTTGTCCGTTAGGTTCAGGGGCTCTTGCTGGTACCGCTTACCCTATGGATCGTGAAAAGCTAGCTCGTAACCTTGGATTCCAACGTGCAACACGTAATAGTTTGGACTCGGTATCGGATCGTGATCATGTCATGGAACTCATGTCGATCGCTTCCATTTCAATGTTGCACCTTTCTCGTCTTGCTGAAGACATGATTTTCTACAATTCAGGTGAATCTAATTTCATCGAATTGGCTGATACAGTGACGTCAGGCTCTTCACTTATGCCACAGAAGAAAAACCCAGATGCACTGGAGTTAATCCGTGGTAAGTGTGGACGGGTATATGGTGCAATGGCTGGCATGATGATGACAGTAAAAGCATTGCCATTGGCTTACAATAAAGACATGCAAGAAGATAAAGAAGGCTTATTTGATGCACTGGATAGCTGGTCTGATTGTATTGAAATGGCTGCGTTGTGTTTTGAAGGAATCAAGATTAATGGTGAACGTACGCTTGAAGCAGCAAAACAAGGGTATGCAAACTCAACAGAACTGGCTGATTACTTGGTAGCGAAAGGCATTCCATTCCGTGAAGCTCACCATATTGTTGGTGTTGCCGTTGTCGGTGCGATTGAAAAAGGTTGTGCATTAGAAGAACTTTCTCTTGCTGAACTGAAAGCGTTCTCTGAGGTGATTGAAAATGATGTGTATGAAATCCTCACCATTGAATCTTGTCTTGCAAAACGTTGTGCATTAGGTGGCGTTGCGCCTGAGCAAGTTGCATATGCCGTTGAGCAAGCAGGTAAACGTCTACAAGAGCGTGATAATGCAGGTGTGAAGGTTCGTCCAGCTCGTTTAACTGATCTAGATGCACTGGAAGGTATGGTTGCTTACTGGGCTGGGCTGGGTGAAAACTTACCACGTAATCGTAATGAATTAGTCCGTGATATTGGTTCATTTGCTGTGGCAGAGCATCACGGAGAAGTCACAGGCTGTGCCTCTTTGTATGTGTATGACTCAGGTCTTGCAGAAATTCGTTCATTAGGTGTTGAAGCTGGGTGGCAGAGTCAAGGTCAAGGTAAAGCCATTGTTCAGCATTTAGTTGAAAAAGCACGTGAGATGGCGATTAAGAAAGTCTTTGTATTAACTCGTGTTCCAGAGTTCTTTATGAAACAAGACTTTATTCCTACCTCTCGTTCATTGTTGCCAGAAAAGGTGCTGAAAGATTGTGATCAATGCCCACGTCAACATGCGTGTGATGAGGTAGCACTAGAAGTGAATCTACAAGAGCAAGTGATCATTAAAAGCAGTGTAGCTTAG